In Malus sylvestris chromosome 2, drMalSylv7.2, whole genome shotgun sequence, the genomic stretch ACAGTGGCAGTAGTATAAAAAACTGTTCAAATGAATATGACTGTACATTTTGCATCTAAGCAGATCTTCTAAACTGCAAGTATTATATCTTCGTTAATCCTTAATTTTCGGCGTTTATGTAGCCTTGGCATTGGACCCTATGATCGGAGCAATAGCTGCAGGGAATGCAGTTGTTCTAAAACCTTCAGAGCAAGCGCCCGCGAGCTCTTCCTTTCTTGCCAACACCATCCCTCAATACATGGACAGTAAAGCGGTTAAAATTGTTGAGGGCGGAGCAGAAATCAGTGAACTCCTCCTGCAGCAGAAGTGGGACAAGATATTCTTTACTGGTATAGattttcagaatcacctcagaATACAGAAGTTCATTGACAATGAGCGTACCTTGTTGTAAATATTAATTTGCCTTCCAAGATAAATCTTGCAGGAAGTCAGCAGGTCGGGCGTATTGTCATGTCTGCAGCTGCAAAGAATTTGACACCGGTTGCTCTGGAGCTGGGTGGAAAATGCCCGATTATCCTAGATTCCATCTCAAGTCCTTCAGATTTAAAGGTTTTTCGGAGTAACTGCAATTTTAAAGGATGTGGAAGAAGTCTTAAACTATAGACTTAATCGTGTTGCTTTCATCGTGTTGGCCCGCAGGTGGCAATCCAAAGAATTGTAGGAGGGAAATGGGGACCTTGCAATGGACAGGCATGTATCGGAGTTGATTATATGCTCGTTGAGGAAAAGTTTGCTCCCACTGTGGTATGTATAAATCTTTTCTCTACGGTATGTGTAAGGACTAATGGTCTATTGTCTTTGAGATGATTTCATGTACAATTTGTTTGTAATTCAGATTGAATCGCTGAAGAAAACAATCAAGAGGTTTTATAGTGAAAGCCCAAAAGATTCAAAATGCTTAGCCAGAGTCGTAAATAAGCGCCACTTTGAGAGGCTGCGCAATCTCTTCAAAGACCCTCCCGTTGCAGCTTCCATTGTACATGGTGGTTCACTTGATGAAGAAAACCTGTAAGTTCTCAATCCTTTTAGTAGGTCTCCCGCTTGTCGAATCTGGTGAGATAACTCAGAAGTAACTGTTGTTACAGTATCAGTAGAAGCTTATCAATTCTGTTCATCGAACTTTTCAGGTTCATAGAGCCAACAATCTTGCTAGATCCTCCACTCAATGCTGCAATCATGACCGAAGAAATCTTTGGCCCACTGCTTCCAATTATCACTGTGAGAGATTGATGCAGCCCTTGTGAGATTATTTGACTCTCCAGAAATATTGTTCTGAAGAACTTCCGATTTGATTTGTGCAGGTgaaaaagattgaagaaagcaTAGAGTTCATAAACTCAAGGCCGAAACCTCTAGCCATCTATGCCTTCACTAAAGATGCAAACTTCAGGAGAAGGGTTTTGTCCGAGACATCCTCAGGAACCGTGGTTTTCAATGACATCTTGATTCAAGTACTGCATCTTTCTATTCGTacttttcttttcctatttgATTTTTCAAACAATAGAGGGGGCAAAAGATCTAACGTCATCGCAAATATTTCTATGTGCAGTTTGTCTGTGAAGCTCTACCGTTTGGTGGTGTTGGTCAGAGTGGCTTTGGGAGGTACCATGGAAAGTATTCTTTCGATACTTTCAGCCATGAGAAAGCAGTTGTGCAAgcaaacttcttcattgaatTTGGGTCTAGATATCCTCCATGGAATGACTTCAAAAACAATATCATCAGATCCGCCTACAATCTCGATGACCTCAATTTAGTTTTGCTCCTGCTGGGACTGAAGAGGTAGAATTAACACCGAGTCATCTAAGTGAACTTCGCATTATATTTTCGGGTTCTGTTAGTAATATGTTATGTATTTCTGatcatttatctttgttttcgGCAATTTGTAATTTGATACTGACTATTTGCTGAGAAGTAGCAGGTGACTGGATTGCaaattttttcaaagcatagcaaGACCAAGACTAAAGCAAAAACACTGAAGAACTTCATAAAattgaactaaattttgtacAATCCGAAAAGCGCCTCTACAGCCACTTCTACTACGAAATTTCAAAAATGTAACTAGAGCAGGgagcaaaaccaaaaccaaaaccttcCTCTTAAGAATTTCAAAGATTATAAAGTTCTTGATCCTGCAGTTAATTCAGGATTTTATCCCAAGGCTGGAAATTGATCATCCTTCATTTCGAATGAAGCATCAGGTTTTTTCCCACCTCCCCGCTGAGAGCAGTTTCCAAATCCACCACCCTGCTGCAGCAGATGAGGCCCTTTAAATCTACCATCCTGCTGCCCACGAGGCCCTTCAAATCTACCATCCCGCTGCTCACGATGCTCTTCAAATCTTCCATCCCGCTGAGCACGCTGTCCTTCAGTTCTACCATTCTTCAGTGAATCATTCCCTTCAAGTTTATCACCCTTCTTTGGTCTGCAGAACTCATTGATATTAAAAGTCTGCGTCTTGATCTTTCTCATGGAAGCACCATCTTTCCTCTTCTTAACTTCTGCAGACTTTTCTTGGCCCTCGGGCACAGACATTTTCTCCTCCAATTTCTTCTTCCCAATAACTTGCATTGAATCAAACTCCTTAACAAGAGCTTCAGTCCTCTCAAAATCCCCATCGACGCTTTTGTTCGCAGCCTCCGAATCCTTCTTCTTGGCACCAAGAGCCTTCTCCTCATACTCTTTCAGAGTGTACTCCTTGGTAATCTTTTTATCCTCTTGAACACTTGCAGGAGCAGCAGCCGTGTTTTCGCCTTGGATCTTATCCTtgttcttcttcatctttttccGAAGACTTCCATTGATATTCGGCTTCTTTTCCTTCTTGTCAGAGATCTTTCTGCTGACACTTCCATTGGCCCCTATACCATGCAATTCAGAATTATTCCCCTGCTCCTCACTGCCCTCTTCTTGTTGctgtttctccttctccttttccAACCCCTCACCATTGTTGTTACCCTGGTTGTTTTCGGTATTGTTGTATCCTCTCCTTTCTTGATGACTATGGTCTCTCCATCTGCCTCGCCCCTGCCTCTGACCTCCAAACCTACCTTGAACCCTTTGCTGATCATCACCGCCGCCCTGCACCATCTGCTGATCATCAACGCTGTGATTATGATGATTAGGGTTCCGCCGAGCGTGATAATCTTGCCAACACTCACCATCAAAACCATTACCAAGCACATTAGCTTCATCAACTTCCACATTCTCACTCTGATTACTTCCCTGTTGGCCTCCGTTAACCGCTCTGTAATACTGCCTTTTACCACCATAATAACCACCGTTTCTCCTTCCATAGTGTTGCCTTCCATCATTAACCGCCACTCCTCCACCCTGACTCTGACTTCTCTGTTGATAACCACCGTTACCCTCTCTGAAATACCGCCTCTGACCATTGTAACCGCCGTTACCCCTACCATAATTTTGGCCTGCATTCTCAACTTTTCCTCCCTCTCCTCCCTGGCTCTGACTCATCTCCTGGGAGCCGCCGTTGCCATCCTTGTAATACCGCCTCCGACCATAATAACCTCCGTTACCCTTTCTATGATTTTGGCCACCATTCTCAATCTGTCCTTCTTCTCCTCCCTGGCTCTGAGTCCTCTCTTGATAACCGCCGTTACCCTCTCTGTAATACCGCCTCCGGCCATAATAGCCGCGATTAACCCTCGTGTAATTCTGGCCTCCATTGCCTCTGTAATTATTGTACTTCTCAGAACCAATACTAGCAGCACTGGATGCAGATTGCGCTTTCTCCgctgccttcttcttcttctcctcctctttgTTCTTCCTCTTTTCCTCCTTCACCACCGCAAGAAACGCAACCTCCTCCTTCGCGTCCACGACGCTGATGAAATCGCCGTCATCCAAGAGACTGAAAGGGTTGATGTGTTCAACCTCAGCCATGGAATCTAAAGCCAAATTTCGGTAAACAAacagggagagagggagagaggtttgctagggtttttctGATCTCAAAGAGAGACCAGGCGCAAGAAATAGGGGCTCTCAATCTTGGCTGTATTTATTGGCGCAATACTTTGACCTACCAACCCTACTTACTTACCTTGCTTGCGCTGCAAGGCGAAATCAAATCCTACAGTTGTAGATAGATACTTCCCTTTTTTTGAAATTGATCTGttcttgctctccaagtaaatTACTTGCTACTTTTTTTTCTGACAATTTTTTCCTCAGAGCTGTtaatcccccccccccaaaatccTATTTCCCCACccctttattaatttatttttaatgacatGTTTACCCCCCATGTCAAATGACGTAAATACCTAAATAATCCAGaacccttctctctccctccctctttcAGACCTCTCCCAGTCCAGCTCCACTCTCTAGAACCGTATCCCAAAAATAAGGTGGGAAGGAGGTTGTTGTCGAATTGAGTCGGATGATGTTAATTGTATCTAGGATATTTCTTGAATAAAAGTAGGTGGAGAAAGAGTATTAAGTATTTTTAACTTTCTACGGTGGGTAAAATTATAAGGTGGATGAGAAAATAGGACAATGAAATGAGTCTAGCAACACTtgtttaaatatattaattaactGGTTTCACTTCACATGTCcacttttttactttttattagaATTTCAtatgttaatattttgtaattcgAATGATTTGGATTACGTTGTAAAGttcaaaaaatcaaatattCAGTCACTTAATGTGTAATGATATTTTTGTTCACTCgtaagtgaaatgttttatcACATATGGTACCCCGACATTTGGGAAACTCATCACTTTCATCCATAATCTTTCACATCAACCAATTTTGTCCCTTACGTTTGTCTCCACGCATTATTGCTTAACATTATTTTTGACCAATTATAATAGCAGGGTTCAAAGCAAAACATTTAagatgaaattaattaatttcaaacatGAGGAACGAAAATGACAAGTTCTCCAAACATCATGCATCATTTTCAATAAAATCCTATTGAAATTTGTCGATAAATCATCGACCAATAGTTTATATTTTAAGTAACTGCAGTGACTCCACTCACTCATAGAGATCTTTTCCCGATCCCAACCACTCAGATCCTTGTTTTTCCGTCTTCTTCAAAGTCTAAGTTGGCGTCGTGGCTTCCTTGGAGCTGGTTATCGGTAAAAGTGTAGGTGTCCTCAACGATGTACTTTAGGTCGTCGTTCTAAAATTACACCATTTTCGACTATAGAAAAGCTCACAGATTAACTAAAATCCGCATCAAGCATTCAATCAAAACCAATAGTGAAAGAAGTAGCAAAGGAATTACCTAAAATCGGGAGAAGAATTTAGCTATGCGGGTGAGATCCAAATGGATGAAATCCGGAGAGTATCCTATCCTGAAAATAGTGACTTGCATTCCAAACAAACACAATTATATAATTGTATTATTAATTCAGATGTCGTAAGTTAATCCTCTCCTAAGAGCATCTCTAGTAGAGTCCCTCAATAAGGACAACCACCATATAAAATAGGTATAAAACATATATAGAAACAAAATGAATCTCCAATGGATCGAAAGTGAGTTCCTAAAGCATAGGGACTGCGTAAGGACAACCTTGAGTGGAAAACAAGGCCCACAATCTTGATTGTAGCTTTTAATGCttttaattcattaaaaatggttaacataaacaaaaaaaatgtgcgACTTGAGTGGAAAACGGTACCCACAatcttgattaaaaaaatttctttcaatgcttttaattaattaaaaaacggTTAACATAAGCAAAAAATGtgcacataaataaattatcatGTGAAACaataaaaacttcaaatttatAGATTCTACTATAAGGACTCCACCATTGGAGGCAATATTCCTTTAGAGACACAAAGATTCTCTTTAAGTTCTTAAATGACTCCTCAAAAGTGGTGGTACTTCCATTGGAGATACTCTGGAGAATTTATCGTATATAGCCAAAATTTTGcatacaaatttaaaaatatcagtttttataaaatatttcaaatataGCCAAAACTCCACTTGAATAGACCCAATTGCCCTTAAAATTTATACCTAATTACGTCAAAACCCTTTCAAATCCTGTGTTGTTGTTGATGAGGTTTTGGGAGTGGTAAATTGGACACGCATGTATATTAGTTACAACCATGGTTGAACAAGGAAGACACCATGAATGTATGTCAGCTGCATCATTGCGAAAATGGAAACGCTTTCTACTTGTCTACCctaaatataaaatttgaagaaCTCTACCACAAAAATAATGTTCAAAGAATAAATTAGATTATTAGAACAGATGGGAGGGGGCCATGGAAACGACCATTAAATCAAAAGGATCCAAACGCGTTGTAATTGTTGGACTGGGCATGCTTTTCATGCTCAATATCCATCTCTTAATTAAATAGCTAATTTAATTTCAGTGATCCAACAAATATGCAAAATGCCATGAGAACGTGTAATGGCATTTTCCATGAAAGTTTCTGCAAAATACCAATTGAATCTTGCACAAAAACATACATAAATTgtatttttgtgtaattttcTTCATGGTTTTGGTTGTAAGTTtgtcaattgtgaattgaatttGAGAATATAATTGGCTCAATTCCATCAGAACAGATACCATATCTCTTTCTATATTTTCGAATTACAATATGGAACCCTAAATTGAATAGGAATAAAAAAGAACGAACAGAAAAAG encodes the following:
- the LOC126601080 gene encoding uncharacterized protein LOC126601080 — its product is MAEVEHINPFSLLDDGDFISVVDAKEEVAFLAVVKEEKRKNKEEEKKKKAAEKAQSASSAASIGSEKYNNYRGNGGQNYTRVNRGYYGRRRYYREGNGGYQERTQSQGGEEGQIENGGQNHRKGNGGYYGRRRYYKDGNGGSQEMSQSQGGEGGKVENAGQNYGRGNGGYNGQRRYFREGNGGYQQRSQSQGGGVAVNDGRQHYGRRNGGYYGGKRQYYRAVNGGQQGSNQSENVEVDEANVLGNGFDGECWQDYHARRNPNHHNHSVDDQQMVQGGGDDQQRVQGRFGGQRQGRGRWRDHSHQERRGYNNTENNQGNNNGEGLEKEKEKQQQEEGSEEQGNNSELHGIGANGSVSRKISDKKEKKPNINGSLRKKMKKNKDKIQGENTAAAPASVQEDKKITKEYTLKEYEEKALGAKKKDSEAANKSVDGDFERTEALVKEFDSMQVIGKKKLEEKMSVPEGQEKSAEVKKRKDGASMRKIKTQTFNINEFCRPKKGDKLEGNDSLKNGRTEGQRAQRDGRFEEHREQRDGRFEGPRGQQDGRFKGPHLLQQGGGFGNCSQRGGGKKPDASFEMKDDQFPALG
- the LOC126585977 gene encoding aldehyde dehydrogenase family 3 member F1-like, whose translation is MEAVREVEETLSELRQTFKGGRTRSIAWRKKQLSSLLKLVNDNEENIFRALDQDLGKHPVESYRDEIGVVKKSINHTLSNLEKWVAPKKVGLPLPMFPTSGWLLPEPLGVVLVFASWNFPISLALDPMIGAIAAGNAVVLKPSEQAPASSSFLANTIPQYMDSKAVKIVEGGAEISELLLQQKWDKIFFTGSQQVGRIVMSAAAKNLTPVALELGGKCPIILDSISSPSDLKVAIQRIVGGKWGPCNGQACIGVDYMLVEEKFAPTVIESLKKTIKRFYSESPKDSKCLARVVNKRHFERLRNLFKDPPVAASIVHGGSLDEENLFIEPTILLDPPLNAAIMTEEIFGPLLPIITVKKIEESIEFINSRPKPLAIYAFTKDANFRRRVLSETSSGTVVFNDILIQFVCEALPFGGVGQSGFGRYHGKYSFDTFSHEKAVVQANFFIEFGSRYPPWNDFKNNIIRSAYNLDDLNLVLLLLGLKR